Within the Carassius gibelio isolate Cgi1373 ecotype wild population from Czech Republic chromosome B4, carGib1.2-hapl.c, whole genome shotgun sequence genome, the region CCGATTCAGAGAACTGATGTTTGTTGCTACACCACAGTATTTGAAGGGAAACTCAACTGAAAAACTATTGGCCACAGCCAGTAAGCTGTAGATTAAGCAAATTTACATCACCATAAATTTACCACCAATGCAGAGTAATgcataaagaaagaaaagttCCAAAAATATGCAGTATGTTTAAATTTGCAGTATGTAGTATGTTTTTTTGGCTTTGCATTTGCAGCACCAAATATAAAAAGGTACAAGCATACATGCActttcacacattaaaaaaacgCTTGTGGTAAAAAATGCATATGCAGACATATGCAATTACAGACATGCATGCAAACAATGCATATTAATGCACATTGATGGCAGATGGCAGTTAGATTTTTAATTGGCAGATACAAAAGTTGGCAGATATAAAACCATTGGATACCACTGATGGCaagtttcattttcacacaaacaaaataatatcTGATAAAGATCTAACTTTCAGTTCGATAATGACTAATGACGTGCGCATGTCGAAAAGCCCTCAACCCAGACATGATTGTCCGAAAGCAGACTGCAACCTTGGCTATTCTCAAAAGGCCACTGTGTCCAGTCATATGAACCCTTTAGAACCGTTCAAGTTACTCCTTGGTTACGGAGAGCATTACATCTCTGATTTAAAGGAAACCTTTATAGAAAAGTAGCCCACGGAAACCCCAAAACCTCCACTTCCTCCTTCATACTGTTTCTCTTTTTAGGTTGTGCACCTATATAAACCCCCGGCCCCTTTCCGCTCATCAACACTCACCTGCTGACTAGCATCAGGTCACAACGTTGCGCTTAAAGTCGCCAGACTCACAGCACTGAAACACAAACCCAAAGAATGGATTCTTGGCTCAACATGGTGCTGCTGTGTGGACTTCTGTTGATAGCATCTCTTCAGACAACCAAAGCGTTCAGATTTCCACGGTCCAAAAGCGACAAGATCCAAATGCTGAATACAAATATCCACAATCTGCAAGCGCATTATGTAAGTGATGTCTACTGTCATGAACTTCTGGAGCTGGTTTTAAAGCGACTTTGTGTAGGCAAGATGAATCACCTTAGATGCAACTCATATCTGTATTTTAGCTAATATTATCAAGCAGATCAGGTAATTCAGAAACCACATCTATTGCATGTTGAAATTTATGACAGTTTGATCTTAGAAtaggggtaaaaaaaaatcacaagcaacgtaacataatttattcacaaTGGTTGCCGTTTTGTGCCCACCTTCTTTAGAATACAGGAGGACCAGAGTGGTTTGGAAAGTCTGTTTTTGTATCTCATCTGGATCAGCTGAATGTAAGTTTGTACTGTGCAAAAGTGCTAAAATGTGAAAAtgcaatttaatgttttttaatgttatgcTAATGATATTTGTTTCTTCTAGTCCAAGCCTTCCTGCACTTGTCAGGCACTGTTGCTTGAAAGAATGCTGAAAATCTATGAAGACATTTTCCAAGACATGTTGAACAAGTCTGAGGAGAAAGAAGTGAGAGACAATCTAAAAGATGTTATGACTGAGGTGTACAAGCTGAAACACAAGTACAGTGTAGAACATAAAGTAATGAGAGAGCTTCAGGACATTCATTCACTCAAGGTAAAAGTAAATAGAACAGAAGTCTACATTTTCAGTTTCTGAATTGCTGTTTTAAAGAAGTTACCATAAAGACAAAGTCTGATTTTGATATACAGTATGATATAATATCTGAcacatatgtttgttttcttaaagGTGAAAAATGGAACAGTCCAAGGAGGGGCATTAAATGACTTTCTAATGGTGTTTTATCGGGCCTACACAGAAAAGCATCATCACAGGGTGCAATGAGAAGATCCAAAAGTCCTGTCTAGCATGTTGTAAACTAGTGCTTTGCTGTTGTATTAgcctatttatttaaattatatggacattgttatttatttttttattttgtaatatactcTACTGTACCATAACACAAAATAACTTaacttaaaatctaatttattcttaTCACAAGTGTGTTTGCATCAGTTACAGTGCACTGAAATGGTGAATTTTGGTTTCTTAACTGTGGATTTGCTTGAAATATTTTGTGAGCTTCAATGGCTgaatggataaaataaaaaaaattttgcaTTCATTTACGTTTTGGTTTGTTCAATTAAAAAACGTCACgatacacacacaaacccatGCAAACTGCATGATATTTGGGCAGACTTTCAGCTGATTTGCAGTCTAGAGGAGTTGATGCTAGAAAGccagagccagtctgcagataTGGCCAGTTGGAGTTCAGAGAAAactgctgagaaaaatgtatgaTGTGCACAGAATGGATATTTTGAGCCAATTTTAGAACAGAtacttttatttgtcatttgtcaaCTATACATGGCACATTTTTGGGTGTCAAAGTCTGGTAATATGTGATCAGAGACCTTAAGTGTAAGATGGCCAGTTTTTCTCTGTAACCTTTTACAAGGTCTGAAAGCGTATGATGTTGGGTGTTTCAGATTTCtaaagtcatgtagtgtattccagctttAAATATCTGACACATTAAAGAGTGAATGTCATACAAACAAGCACTAAAATTTTGAAGAAAAATGTCATTGATTGTATAAACTGGAAAAATGGCTAAGCATCCCTGTAGCTTAAACATTAGAGCATGGCACAAGTAACACAAAGGTCATGGGGTTAAATCCCAGGAAGTGCATGAACCAATAAAGTAACAAATGTTGCTTTATATAGCACCCCCCTCAAGTTTCCTGAATAACAATGGCAATGACAAATGTTCTTTATATTACCCTATATTGAATGTCTGGTTATTTAGTAATGGGAAACTTGGATATTACTTCAGTTTCTTGCTGCATCTTTAGTCTTAATGGAACATTTTGGATGATAAGCCACTTACTTATTCGGGATTGCTATGAACCATCCAATTTCCCAGTGCAATTAATTATCTTTCTGGTTTATACATACATAGTTGATTGTCTATATTTGGCAAAATATGGGTATTTGAGCTGATGAATAGTGTAAATGAAACCGTACAAAAATTACAAGTAAGTAGTTCATAGAAGGAATATCCTTTTTGGTTTCTACGTAGTCTGTATGATGTATAATGAGGAGTCTGGGGTAACACCTCATGCAACCACAATCGCGGAAAATCAACCACGCCGATAAACACAACTGGAAAATGCGACATAGCTCCAACACTGAGGTCTGGAGTTTCTGAGCCGATAGGAACTGAATTCATACCTTTCCAACTTTTAATTACGTAAACATGTAAATGTGGGATTTTTTATCATTGACATTTTCGGTCTAACCATACCAACCAAATGTTTGGAGGATCTTAATCATGACAAAAAAGCAAGCAAATTAATTATCTGAAGACaagcttttgttttattatttctgatGGCCTTGATCTATTAATACCTAGATGCAGTATCACCTCAAGTGACCTAATAGGAAAACTAACTTGCCCTCCATTAAACTGTACATGTCTAACACTACTCATCACTTTTGAGTGTCTTCCTttcattctctttctctgtcactctctctctttctttgcatGCAGTGCTGAGTAGATGAAGTGTTAAAACCTCAAACGCTGTTTCCCTCTTCTGATGAGCAACAGCACAACTACACTTTTCTGACATCAGTCAAAAGGTCCTTTTTCTacataatcaattttttttttagctcaatgTGTGATTCTAAGGAACTTCTAGTGAATGTGTTTCAACCTACATGCACATTTGTTAGTTTTTCCACCAACTACATCTAGAAGGCAAACTACAAAAAGGTCAAGGTTAATTACTCTTGTACTAATCACCACAAGCTTTGTTcaattagaaaaacaaaacaaaaacataaacttaTGATCTCTTAGATGCTGTGTGAATAGTTTATTACATATCAACACAGCATGTAggagctgaaaaagaaaaaagttgcaCAAGTGGGTATAAGGTCAAAAGCTGCTAAATGTGATGCAAGGTCATTATTCGAAACCCTaggataagaaaataataataaaaaactacttCCTTCTCAAATGGGAGCCATTCATGCGAGAGCATAATTGGAGTGGCCACACGTGCATCTTCAGGCCCATGAGTCCCGAACCCCTTTCTTAATCACCAAAAAGATTCCAAACCACAAAACCACTAACAGCCCCGCCCAGTGGCATCCACGGGATTCCAGGCGAGAAGATGCGTGGTGGGCTCCATAGCGTTAAGCAGTATCATTGTGCATTGTGATTTAAAGGAAACTTCGGCTGAAAAAGCCACACAACTTCACACCTTCATCATAGCTCACTCCGTCGCTCTCACACAACTATAAATACCCCATTCACTCAAACACATGCATTCAGACCATTGTCAGGACACGAGAAGAGTCGGGTGCTGTGAGACAGCTTAAAAAGTCAACTTCGGCTTTTAAAACACAGAACTACAAGTCAAACTTCAGCGAGAGACTTATACTAACAAGGACTATGACTGCGCAACACATGATGGCCATTTTCTGGGGAGTATGCTTGTTGATTTTAAGACAGATGACATACGGCGAGGCCAGCGTCCCTGAGAACCTGGACAAGAGCATCGACGAGCTTAAAGTGCACTATGTAAGTAGATCCCTTCAGATTTCAAAGATATGTCTTAACGCAGACAGGAAGTGAAATAAAGACTCCAAAAAGCTGATTGATAGACATAGGCGTGGTGTACCATTTCATGATACGGCCTGTAAGATACCTAAAGATAGGCCGCAAACCAATCCAGATCTTTTTGGAAAAGCAGACATTACAAACTAGTCAACTTTTACAGCAATTGGTAAAAGTTTGAGAGACAGTATAATACAAAACAGGAAGTATAGTCTACCATCCATGCAGACTTAAAGACTTTTCTTACTGGAACATGTCTGGTCTGTAGGTTAAGTTTGGGTTTCAGATGTAGTGTGCTAATAATAAACACATTCGTCTGATTTAGTGAGAAAAGATAAGAGTTCGAAATGATGTCTGAAGTCTGTCAAAATAAATGACCTTTTCATTTCTTCCAGATTAAAGATGACAGTGAGCTACACAATGCACATCCTGTCTTCTTACGTTTCCTAAAAGACATAAAGGTGACTCTTGAGGTAAATAACCTTCTATTCACAGTTTTGTggtctaaaacaactaaaatacCTAGTCTAGTCATTCTAAGCCAAATGAAATATTGTTTTGATACATCCTACATGGCATATCCTGTGTTGAATGTACATTGTAAtcatttgttttggtttgtttttttgttgcagGAACCTGAGCAGAATCTTTTGATGAGCATCATAATGGACACATACAGTAGGATATTCACTCGCATGCAGAAGGATAGTAAGGACAAACCTACCAAAGAAAGGCTGGCACATGTTCAAGAGCATTTGAAAAAACTGCAAGAAAACTACTTCCCAGGCAAAAGTGCAGAGCTCAAGACGTATGCAGAAACCCTTTGGTCGATCAAGGTGAGACAACAGTTTCATGTCCTGTGAAGCCAAACTTAGATACAAGCAGCACTGAACATCATAGAGTAACAAATAAGGAGGCCCAAAAGTATGCTTCCAATGGCCAGTGAACTGAAAACATGTACTGACACTAAATAATTTGTGCTGGCcacaaagcaataataaaaaataacagtaatatatatatcaataataataaaaaaattaaaaaaaaataattatatatatatatatatatatatatatatatatatatatatatatatatatatatatatatatatacataattattattattatttttttatatatatataagtttgatACTATTTATATTGTTCcttattcagtcaagagcaacCAAGAAAAAGGACCAACCAAGAAAATGTGCATGAAATATCACAGCTAATCACAGGATTTTGCATTGCTCCTGAACATTATCATTCACATTTTGTTAGAACTGATATTGCTCTACAGTTTGACTGTAGCTTTGGTTATAAGGCCGCCTTTGGTAACCACACGAAAGGAGTTTTACTTCTAGAAGGTAATCAAGGTTTCTGTGGGCCTGGCTTTTTGAAAGTCATTTTTCCCTCATGATGCATGCTAGATGCGAAAACTAAAAAATGTACAAGAAAAAGTAGAAATTGTCCAGTCGAAATATAAAAATGCTATGACATTGTATAGGCATATTGACTGATTAAATGCTTTACAATTGCAGGAAGATGACCCAGTCGTCCAGCACAAAGCATTGTTCGAACTGAAGCGTGTCTACAGAGAAGCAACACAGCTGAGAAACCTGAAGAACAAAGAGCGCAGGAGACGACAAACCAAAATCACAAGAAGCAAAAGTCTTAATAAATCTTGATCACCATTTAAAAGAATGGTGGAATATCAgtgttatttattctatttatgaAGATGAATGTCCATAAACACACATTGTGTACAACAGATATTTGTTgaaatttacattatttatttgttcttatttatttaaaaaagcactgTAAACCTATTGCTAGTAACATAGCAAAATGTGTAAAGTCTATgactcaataaaatatttttaaataatgtttgtgcTGATGTGAGTGACTTTACAAGATGCCAGTCTTTTGCTATCTCTACATGTTACAACATGTCTCTATTCAGAGAATATGACACAGATATGTGTCCCATCTTCCGCCAGCATTTAAAAGTCTTTGTCATCTGTCACGTTTGCATAAATTTGGCTTAGCCCACACACTGAATGTCTCATAAAATGCCATCAAATGCTTAGCTACTTTATTTATCTTTAAATGACTGTCAAGTGACCCAACTGTGAAATATAAAACTGCTTATACAATCGTAAACAATCCTCATGGGAATTCCAGgcaagaaagaaaaatgtaattgaaCAGGTTTGGCCTTATCTGGCAATGTAGGTGAGGGTAGCCTATCACAACACAATGTAATAGCAACTACACACCACAACAAATTAGCTCATATGAAGTTTCACTTTGACTTCCTCAAAAGTGAAGTTGGAAATTTATACTTATTGTTTGACTGCCAGGAAAAATGTGGCCTGATCAAGTCGAGGAGGGTGGAGAAGCTTTTTACTAACCCTGTTCAAGCTAACATTTAGCAtgcagtgatttaaaaaaaaaaaaaaaaagcaatgtgaATTTCCTTGCTGTTCCAAACTGGTTTATACTCGTTTTTCTGATTTGGTGCTGATCTAAATGCAGTCTACTGGCAAAACATGTGAAGCTCGTGGACCAGCATGATATTTTTGGGAAGCTGGTTGATCAGTCTTATTATGGCCATTGGGAATAATAGCAACAACTGTGTGAGAAGAGAAAAGATGATGCAAGTGTTATTTCTCAGCAATTGCAATTCAACTGCAGAAGATGCATTAACCACAAACCAGCAAAATAGAGAAAGACAGTACACATAACCTGCTTATGCTTGAACAGCATCCATGCATCCTGCTGGCAACAGGATTTGCAATGATTCTTGAATCTTTAGAAAACCTTATAGATCtaagaatgagtattttttttctttgcctttTTCTTTAAGAGTCATGAAACTAGACATGCCAGCTCTTGCCACAGTTTCGAAAAAGATGCAAAGAGCACCGTCTGCGGTCCAGCCAGCTTTACTTTGCTTTAATGGGGTTAACAGTACTAAAGGTTCTCACAGATTCACAAAACAACATGCACTACTATATTACAATGTCATTTgcctttttataatttaattaaataaatctggAACCATTTGGATTTGCACTCTTGAAGAACTATGAAGCAGTACAAAGCACTCTGAAGAGTGTGTTGCAGCATTAATGACagactttttaatttaaagacaGAAAGTTTCTTTCTCCAGTAAaccactgtttaataaaaaagaagtTACATTTTTTCGTTTTTTCACCATGCTCTACTGAAAATGTATTGAACCGTGACTTAAAAGTCATATTGAACCATGACTTTTTCTGTGAACtgttttatgtatatacatactaTTTGTGTGatgttgattaaaaatataaGTGGTATGACCGGTTAATATACTCTTACAGTAAGATCAGATCATTGTAATGCAATGTCAGAGCCGTAATTTTGTGGGCATCGGCCTaacatggggaaaaaaaagacagGGAAGTTATCATGTCTACATAGAGCAATTCTGTTTTGAATGTACACTGGAAAGCAAACATTCCAAATCTATTTATGTTGTTTTTCGGAAGCTGAATTCTATCAGAAATAGAACCAGACATTCATTTACTGGTACTGGTGTTAAACGACACAAACATAATTTGACCTCATGAATGGTGTAGACAGGGTGTGAACACAAACCTACAAACTTACCAGTAGCAATTGTTTGTTGTATAGCAATGAAATGTTGCACAGAAATGATAGAAAGTCTGTTGCCGTATGTCGCACGGTGAAGAAGCTATGCAACCTTTGTATTTTAGCACAAGGCAAACAAACATGTGCAACCCTTGCTTCTGTCAATCAGTTTAGCGGTTGCAGGGTCTGTTTTGGAAAAGTAGAAGTAGAGAGGAAAAATTAGAAATAGAAGAAAAATGAATTCAACTGAATTGTATGGCTTTTAGTCCATGTTTTAGCTCATGCATATGTTGGATGTGCCCCTAAACGTCAGCTAAATTCAGTTTTAGTCAGTTTAAATACACATTTACCACAAAGCAATATCGATGAGTCATCCTGCACTACACATCCTGCACTTTTGTCCAATCAGATGGTAGAATGAGAATGCCCCACCCTCTAATACCACATGCATCTGACTAGCAAGTAACAAATCATGTTGACTGGAATGTAACTAAACCCAGGGTGTCTTATGTTATTAATGTATGCTTTTTATATAGCCCAATATagcttcattttatattttataaagctttcatttttaaacatctCAGACTGCTTCCTGTTTACACTGACCTATATTTCCAAGAAACAGTGTAAAGTGTGAGGTGATGAAGTGAGGATAAGAGCAAGCACTATGAATCTGGAAATCCCCCCCTTACTCCTCCCCATCTCTATTCCCCCTTTGTATTCTTTAGATTTAATGCTGAGCACATGACAACAGAAGCTGGAAATTCCTTGGGCGTGGGGATTGCACAGGTGCACATCTTACTCTGTGCTGTTATATGGAAATTTATTTGTAAGGGTCAACAAACACATAATCAAAGGTATAGATGGAATTTGCTGTGTAAAATGAGAGTATTTAacttataaatacataaagaggAGATCTGTCAATTATTCATTTGGTCAAGAAGATTTGATCAATTAACAAGTGAACATACTTGCATCTCAGTAGAATTGTTGGCATTTCCATTGAATATCATTTTCAATGCATTTCAATAGAATATGTGGTGGACATGTTGctggtgattttttatttttacatttttgtatagaCCAGCTGATGTCTTTGTCTTGCTAAGTCACtcaatttaaaatgattcacattTAACCTTGATTTTTCATTTTGCTCTTCTACACTAAAtctcatatttcatctcaagCCTATATTTTTATAGATGTTGTGAAATGGCACTATTGAGGGAAGTCTTCAATTGTGAACATTTCAATGACATCCGATAAATGATTACATCACTGTAAGTTctgtaaaaacataatattttatgatGAATTTCATATGCTGAaagcaggtttggaacaatggtAAAATACTAAATGGATAATCGAGACATAAAAGGCATTGTactatataaaagtaaataaaggcATGATAAAGAATAGTTTCTGACAGATTTAACTgaaaaaggagaagaaaaagtGCGCATCTCTTTAAATAAAATCTACTCCTTGTTAACAAAAGTCCCTTAACATGATAAACCAATATAGACTGTTACATTTGAAGCTACTTGGCCTACATTTCAAAATCCCCTCAGTTTCCATTAGTGACCCATTATCACCTTATCGGCTGATCAACCATCTAGTTTCCATTTGATCACTCGTCTAGCCTAAGTCTAGTTTTAAATccgcaaatacaaaaaaaaaaaattgtacaaattTTGTACAAATATAATTATACTGCCATTTGTGTTGCCCTTAATGAACTTTACTTGACCAAGACTGTGGTTTGCGTAGAAATTCAAAATCTAGGACATCCTAGAGCTGCATAAATGTCATGACCTCATTATAGAGTTGTAATACAATTTTGTGGTGACTTTCTTTTAGTTAAGCTCCCTCCAGTAACAGAAAACTTTGCATTCTGCAGTGGCAATCTGAGCCTAGACACGGTCCCCATTGGATACACCAGCCAAAGTGGATTAAATTGCAGTTCAGGAGTCTGACATCTTCACCTGTCTTTATCTCAACTGGAAAGTCATAAACAAAGAGAAAGGACTTTGCTGACGTCACCAGGAAACTAGAATAAATACAAAGGTGAGGACCAGAGCGAAGGCAAAAAGAAGGAAGAACGGAATGAAGCAGGAGTATCAGCAGGACCTGCATTCACGTACATTCGATTAGTCACTCTAGAACTGAGTATGGCCAGTGCCTTGCATTACTGCTTTCTGATCCTGATTTTCGGCATTCCAATGCACGAATGTACGGCGGTACTCCTAAATGGCAACTGTGTACCTGTGGAACCCTGTTTTGACCTGAATGTGATGGCTAATATGGCCGAGCGTGTCAGCAAAAACGTGGTGAGTATTCTGATCCTACTATCAGCATTGTGTTAGAACTCGAATCACCCATTACTCACATGCATGTACTTGTTACAAAACTGATCCAAACAAAGTAAGGTTGCTTTGCCTGTGGGAATAATCTTTCGCAACAACAGAGGGCTGCAATTAGATAGGAAACATCAGGTGTTCATGTGCAGAATCAGTTTACttgcatgcttttaaaaaatgcccTGGAGACTTTGAATGTTTCAATTGGTGACGGTTTGAATTATCCTCTCAGATAGCTGCGGATGGTGAGAAGATCCTGCTGAAGCACAGCTCCTTTGACAAAATTCGGAAAAAGGTAAGATGCATTGTCCGATTTCATGTTACGAGTTATCGCATTATCATATAATATCAGCTATTCATTAGTGCATAAAGCTAGTTACTCCGGTTACTGCATTACAAAATCCAGTGCATTTGAAAGTAATATGAATGTAATGTTATGAGGCGGGGCTCAGTGAGCTCTTATATGGCATAGCCAGGTAATTGGGCATGGACCAACCCATAAAAGAAGCCCAACCCATAAAAACGACTGTCTTGGGCCTCGCTAATTCTATGCCTGCATgtgaaatatgttaaatatgtgtACATGTGTACATTTTTTGATGACGCACTGCCATGTCATCTATATTTGGCTTCAGGTTTCACACATTATCTGTTTCTATTCATCAGAAAAATCTCCACAGCTGTGTCCTGCAGGAGATCATTAATCTATTTCAGAATGTTCTGGTAAAGACAAAGAAGAACGACGTCCATAACAGCAAAGAATTAAACCATCATCTTGAGCTTATACACATTATGGATCAACTCAGACACTGTGTGTATAAGGTCAGCACATTCCATTTTCTGAACACATTAACTTTGTCATGTTGCGTCATCATGCCTTTGAGTGATGTAATCATATCACATATAAAAGGGAAAATACAAAACTGGAAAGACCAGATCTTTTACACAACGTATCttccatgtttagcatgtttATCCTCCAAGTTTAGCCAGACAAGCACTAATCAAATTCAGATCATGTTGGTTTTTATAGCAGAGTGCTGCCTTGTATGTTAACAATATAGCAAGATTTTCACTTAAAAAGGACCCAGAATGTTCGATTGGTTTCTTAACTAAATGCCATTTCTTAAGCTTAGGTTGTTTTCTTAGGCTTCTTAAAAAACAACTGACCAAATTCTTTACTACCACTTATTTGTTTCAGACAAAAAATAGATGTACGAAACTATACAAGATGTCTGACATAACCACAACTTCCTCTCCAATGGTAAATATTCCTCAACATAATTccagtatatattaaatataatgttaattttgaCTCTGAAGCAATTAAAACACTCATATATGTACTTTCATCTAGATTTTGGAGAAAAACATGACCCCAAATCAGCTTGCTGTCTTACAGCTACAAAAACTGAAGTCTGCTAGTAAGagggtaagaattttttttttttaactattgaaAAACTGATTAAACctgtttttgtatgtttctctttaaCTCTTTAACTTCATTGGTCTCACAGCTCAGTGATGTGCATATCCAGGAGTCGGTTATGGATGAGCTGAAAACCCTCCATTTCTACATGGAGGGAAAAGGCTTCCgaaaaaatacacaaatgactGAGGAGAAGCATGGCGTTTCATGAATTCTGGCCTACAATGTGTTATGTCAGTTTTCTGCCTGATCACTTTAAGACATGCCAATAAAAAGCTATCTCTTCTGAATGAGACCAATCTTATTTTCCagaccttttgtttttaataaggtCTTTTGGCTGTCCTTGctttttgtgcaattttttttttttgcttttctaagTAATGAGTATTTAAACAGTATATGCATATTGCTAATGTACTTTCGGTGAAAGATTGAGTGTACTGCAGTAAACGCAGATGAGAAAATAGACAAGATATAGTTAATTTTGTCAATGTAAACATGAAATACATGTTATTCTTTGATTTCTATTGCATTCATTTGTCTGCTCAGTAAAATCTTTTATATGTGGCACCATGTGTTTGcttaagtgtgtttgtgtatgcaaaAAACATTGTCTGAAGTCCATCATTTAGAAGTGTCGAAAAtttgtctgctttttttttttttttttttttcgcaaggCATTGCTAATATTCTTTAGGAAATTCTCAAGTTGATGGATTACATTCATTctcataaacatacattttttctttttctacccGATTGTAGAGCTATTTATGTCTTTATTTACCTACACATCTCATCTCTATACTAACAACTACACTAACTACATAATTCTGCTGTAAGGCCACCAGAAGCGCAGTTTATTTATGTGCCTGAGTGAGATGCAGGCATTCATAAATCTACTGCATGATAAACTCGAACAATCTACGTGATATGCAACAGAGCACTGCATATTGATGATGAGATCAGTATTTCTCTAAACCCCCAAACCATATTTAATCTTCCTTTTTTCTTATTTAGTTTGTGCCTGTTTTGAGGATGAGTGCATGTAGTGCAATCTGCATGCTGGCAGAAATTAACATATAGAGTTTCACAGGATGCACAACTTCTGATAGcta harbors:
- the LOC127956761 gene encoding uncharacterized protein LOC127956761, which codes for MASALHYCFLILIFGIPMHECTAVLLNGNCVPVEPCFDLNVMANMAERVSKNVIAADGEKILLKHSSFDKIRKKKNLHSCVLQEIINLFQNVLVKTKKNDVHNSKELNHHLELIHIMDQLRHCVYKTKNRCTKLYKMSDITTTSSPMILEKNMTPNQLAVLQLQKLKSASKRLSDVHIQESVMDELKTLHFYMEGKGFRKNTQMTEEKHGVS
- the LOC127956722 gene encoding interferon gamma 1; amino-acid sequence: MTAQHMMAIFWGVCLLILRQMTYGEASVPENLDKSIDELKVHYIKDDSELHNAHPVFLRFLKDIKVTLEEPEQNLLMSIIMDTYSRIFTRMQKDSKDKPTKERLAHVQEHLKKLQENYFPGKSAELKTYAETLWSIKEDDPVVQHKALFELKRVYREATQLRNLKNKERRRRQTKITRSKSLNKS
- the LOC127956818 gene encoding interferon gamma-related-like — protein: MDSWLNMVLLCGLLLIASLQTTKAFRFPRSKSDKIQMLNTNIHNLQAHYNTGGPEWFGKSVFVSHLDQLNSKPSCTCQALLLERMLKIYEDIFQDMLNKSEEKEVRDNLKDVMTEVYKLKHKYSVEHKVMRELQDIHSLKVKNGTVQGGALNDFLMVFYRAYTEKHHHRVQ